The Thermococcus sp. genome has a segment encoding these proteins:
- a CDS encoding molybdopterin-dependent oxidoreductase: MPFSVCMRDCYDTCSMISEFKDGRLAVRGNPEHPVTAGFLCPKGALLPRWFHSRDRLRTPLIRTGERGEGDFRKASWEEAIKLVANKLRETIEHYGSESILVYQYAGDRGVVNYAFPLRLFHYLNTAILDYGICDRAGQEALKDVYGTAVGLDPEKLGEQRLIVYWGINPFWTNLHGFMLAKKNNLEIWTVDVVRTETAKRSDRFFQIRPDTDVLLALGAAKVLIEEGLYDKAFVRENVYGFEEFKNYVKRLSLDYVSRETGLSVNEIEEFARGYVEKKGIIHIGYGFQRSLAGGEAVRAIAILPALVGHSFGFIYDMKTIDKSYAEGAFLRRKPTKRIPQMKLAEYIERGEIRFLYVYNSNPLASLPNQNRLRKALKESEVFVVTHDLFLTDTALYSDVVLPANTFFERLDIADSYYHRYVALNEPVAKLYGKSNSEVTRLLAKALGIENPHLYESDEEVIRKVLEINGLSWEELRKRGFVKVPERPRKWETPSGKIEFYSRRAVKRGLSPFPEYRKFEGRYPLRLLTPTHRMTITSQYHNTHGMIDPNLYINPVDARERGIQDGEVVEVLNDFGRVRTRAKLNEDVPAGVVLLYKAFWVRLLGWNANFLTTDETVQGYGNGSAYHSTWVEVMKPNGK; the protein is encoded by the coding sequence ATGCCGTTCTCGGTCTGCATGCGCGACTGCTATGACACATGCTCCATGATAAGCGAGTTTAAGGATGGAAGGCTTGCAGTCAGGGGAAACCCGGAGCACCCCGTAACCGCTGGCTTCCTCTGTCCGAAGGGGGCGCTTTTGCCAAGGTGGTTCCACTCACGGGACAGATTGAGAACCCCGCTCATCAGAACGGGCGAGAGAGGTGAGGGGGACTTCAGAAAGGCGAGCTGGGAAGAGGCGATAAAGCTCGTCGCGAATAAGCTGAGGGAGACGATCGAGCACTACGGGAGCGAGAGCATCCTCGTCTATCAATACGCCGGCGACAGGGGGGTTGTCAACTACGCCTTCCCGCTCAGGCTCTTTCACTACCTCAACACTGCTATCCTCGACTACGGCATCTGCGACAGGGCCGGGCAGGAGGCTTTGAAGGACGTTTACGGCACAGCCGTAGGCCTCGACCCGGAAAAGCTGGGAGAGCAGAGGCTAATCGTCTACTGGGGTATAAACCCATTCTGGACGAACCTCCACGGCTTCATGCTGGCCAAGAAGAACAACCTTGAGATATGGACGGTGGATGTGGTTAGAACGGAGACCGCCAAGAGGAGCGACAGGTTCTTCCAGATAAGGCCCGACACGGACGTTCTACTTGCCCTTGGTGCTGCGAAGGTTCTCATCGAGGAGGGGCTCTATGATAAGGCTTTCGTTCGCGAAAACGTTTATGGTTTTGAGGAATTCAAGAATTATGTAAAAAGGTTATCGCTTGATTATGTGAGCCGGGAGACGGGTCTGAGCGTTAATGAAATCGAGGAGTTCGCCAGAGGCTACGTCGAAAAGAAAGGGATAATCCACATCGGCTACGGCTTCCAGCGTTCTTTGGCCGGGGGTGAAGCGGTCAGAGCTATAGCCATCCTCCCGGCTCTAGTGGGTCACAGCTTCGGCTTCATCTACGACATGAAGACGATAGATAAAAGCTACGCGGAAGGAGCCTTCCTGAGGAGGAAGCCCACTAAGCGGATTCCCCAGATGAAGCTTGCCGAGTACATCGAGCGCGGGGAAATAAGGTTCCTCTACGTCTACAACTCCAATCCTCTCGCGAGCCTGCCGAACCAGAACCGGCTGAGAAAAGCCCTGAAAGAGAGTGAAGTCTTCGTGGTTACGCACGACCTCTTTTTGACCGATACGGCGCTCTACTCGGACGTCGTCCTGCCGGCAAACACTTTCTTCGAGAGGCTTGACATAGCCGACAGCTACTACCACCGCTACGTGGCCCTTAACGAGCCAGTTGCAAAGTTATACGGAAAGAGCAACAGTGAGGTTACAAGGCTTTTGGCAAAGGCCCTCGGGATAGAGAACCCCCACCTCTACGAGAGCGATGAGGAAGTGATAAGAAAAGTCCTGGAAATTAACGGGCTGAGCTGGGAAGAGCTTAGAAAGAGGGGCTTCGTCAAAGTTCCGGAAAGGCCGAGGAAGTGGGAAACGCCGAGCGGGAAGATAGAGTTCTACTCCCGAAGAGCTGTTAAGCGCGGTCTGAGTCCTTTTCCAGAGTACCGAAAGTTCGAGGGGAGATATCCCCTGAGGCTGCTCACCCCAACCCACAGGATGACGATAACGAGCCAGTACCACAACACCCATGGAATGATAGACCCTAACCTCTACATCAACCCGGTCGATGCGAGAGAAAGGGGCATCCAAGACGGCGAGGTGGTAGAGGTCCTTAACGACTTCGGAAGAGTTCGGACGAGGGCAAAGCTGAACGAAGACGTTCCCGCCGGTGTTGTCCTGCTCTACAAGGCCTTCTGGGTTAGGCTACTCGGATGGAACGCCAACTTTCTGACAACGGATGAAACTGTTCAAGGATATGGAAACGGCTCAGCGTACCATTCAACGTGGGTCGAAGTTATGAAACCTAACGGCAAATAG
- a CDS encoding GNAT family protein: protein MRPLVLRGELVSLSVPVKEDIKRAWLWYNDRQVRLFLTNPDGILFFEDELEWYEQLRREKERNRVFAIVENATSSLVGFLGLHKINHRDGNAELGYTIAREHWGRGYATEAVKLALIYAFEWLNLRKVYARVYEPNVASIRVLEKNGFELAGRLRKHHYVPGHGFVDELIYEKFRE from the coding sequence ATGAGACCCCTCGTTCTTAGGGGCGAGCTGGTGTCCCTTTCGGTCCCCGTCAAGGAGGATATAAAGCGGGCGTGGCTCTGGTACAACGACCGTCAGGTGAGGCTCTTCCTGACAAACCCTGACGGAATCTTATTCTTTGAGGACGAACTCGAATGGTACGAGCAATTGAGGCGTGAAAAAGAACGCAACAGGGTTTTTGCAATCGTTGAAAACGCAACATCATCGCTCGTCGGCTTTCTCGGCCTTCACAAAATAAACCACCGCGATGGAAACGCGGAGCTTGGCTATACCATAGCCAGGGAGCACTGGGGGAGGGGATATGCCACAGAGGCGGTAAAGCTCGCTTTAATTTACGCCTTCGAGTGGCTCAACCTCAGAAAGGTCTACGCAAGAGTTTACGAACCCAACGTTGCCTCAATCAGAGTCCTTGAAAAGAACGGCTTCGAGCTCGCCGGCAGGCTGAGAAAACACCACTACGTTCCGGGACACGGCTTCGTTGACGAGCTGATATACGAAAAGTTTAGAGAATAG
- a CDS encoding peroxiredoxin, which translates to MVVIGEKFPEVEVKTTHGVIKLPDYFAEKGKWFMLFSHPADFTPVCTTEFYALQKRVDQFRELGVEPIGLSVDQVFSHIKWMEWIKENLGEEITFPVIADDRGDLADKLGMIPSGATITARAVFIVDDKGIIRAIVYYPAEVGRDWDEILRLVKALKISTEKGVALPHKWPNNELIGDKVIVPPASTIEEVKQREEAKAKGEIECYDWWFCYKKLE; encoded by the coding sequence ATGGTCGTCATAGGAGAAAAGTTCCCGGAAGTTGAGGTCAAGACCACCCACGGAGTGATAAAGCTCCCGGACTACTTCGCCGAGAAGGGCAAGTGGTTCATGCTGTTCAGCCACCCCGCAGACTTCACCCCGGTCTGTACGACCGAGTTCTACGCCCTCCAGAAGAGGGTTGATCAGTTCAGGGAGCTCGGCGTCGAGCCCATCGGACTGAGCGTTGACCAGGTCTTCAGCCACATTAAGTGGATGGAGTGGATAAAGGAGAACCTCGGCGAGGAGATAACCTTCCCGGTTATAGCCGACGACCGCGGTGACCTCGCCGACAAGCTTGGCATGATACCCAGCGGAGCAACGATAACCGCGAGGGCGGTCTTCATCGTCGACGACAAGGGCATCATAAGGGCCATCGTCTACTACCCGGCCGAGGTCGGCAGGGACTGGGACGAGATCCTCAGGCTTGTCAAGGCCCTCAAGATAAGCACCGAGAAGGGCGTCGCCCTGCCACACAAGTGGCCCAACAACGAGCTCATCGGCGACAAGGTCATCGTCCCGCCGGCCAGCACCATCGAAGAGGTCAAGCAGCGCGAGGAGGCCAAGGCTAAGGGCGAGATCGAATGCTACGACTGGTGGTTCTGCTACAAGAAGCTTGAGTGA